One genomic segment of Prochlorococcus marinus str. MIT 0919 includes these proteins:
- a CDS encoding GNAT family N-acetyltransferase: protein MTSLKLIKHASGAPGLRWLGLGPHLIPKRGLFELKRLLDTHAFWAQNRSYKNLRKLLAKSTVVVSIWDGQRMVGFGRAISDGVYRGVLWDVVVAGDLQGQGLGRTVVEALVSSPSMKGIEKIYLMTTHQQEFYKQIGFKLCADQDLLIKVNKAKSF, encoded by the coding sequence ATGACATCCTTAAAGCTCATTAAACATGCATCAGGAGCTCCTGGGTTGCGTTGGCTTGGGTTAGGTCCACATCTAATACCCAAAAGAGGTTTATTCGAATTAAAAAGGCTGCTAGATACTCATGCTTTTTGGGCTCAGAATAGAAGCTACAAAAATCTTCGTAAATTATTGGCAAAAAGTACTGTTGTAGTTTCGATTTGGGACGGTCAAAGAATGGTTGGATTTGGAAGAGCCATCAGTGATGGTGTCTATAGAGGTGTCCTTTGGGACGTAGTTGTAGCAGGTGACCTACAAGGACAAGGGCTAGGGAGAACCGTTGTAGAAGCCCTTGTATCATCCCCTTCAATGAAAGGGATAGAAAAAATATATTTAATGACCACTCATCAACAAGAGTTTTATAAGCAAATTGGCTTCAAACTTTGTGCCGACCAGGATTTACTAATTAAAGTTAATAAAGCAAAGTCTTTCTAA